One Streptococcus gallolyticus subsp. gallolyticus DSM 16831 DNA window includes the following coding sequences:
- the rnr gene encoding ribonuclease R, whose amino-acid sequence MNEKIIAYLEEHGKVNINELAAGLDMAGAEKFPKLIKEISKLESQGKLRFDDHGNLALRKKIEKKKEITVTGVFRANKAGFGFLAVDENEDDMFVGRNDVGHAVDGDTVEAVVKKPANRLKGTAAEVRIVGIVERSLKTVVGKFILDDEKPKYAGYIKSKNQKIQQKIYIKKEPVLLDGTEIIKVDIDKYPTRGHDYFVGHVRDIVGHQGDVGIDVLEVLESMDIKSEFPEDVMAEANAVPDAPSEKDMIGRVDLRNEITFTIDGADAKDLDDAVHIKLLNNGNFELGVHIADVSYYVTEGSALNREAVTRGTSVYVTDRVVPMLPERLSNGICSLNPNVDRLTQSCLMEIDRNGHVVNHQICQSVIKTTFRMTYSDVNDIIAGDEELIEQYQPIVDSIHHMTALHNILETMRVRRGALNFDTSEAKIIVNDKGMPVDIVLRQRGIAERMIESFMLAANETVAEHFAKRKLPFIYRIHEEPKAEKLQKFLDYASIFGVQIHGTANKITQQALQDFMAKVEGKPGAEVLNMMLLRSMQQARYSEHNHGHYGLAAEYYTHFTSPIRRYPDLLVHRMIREYTQLTDEKIEHFRNVIPELATSSSTLERRAIDAERVVEAMKKAEYMEEYVGQEFDGVVASVVKFGMFIELPNTIEGLVHITTLPEFYNYNERTLTLQGEKSGKVFRVGQPIKIKLTRADKETGDIDFEYIPSEYDVVEKVKKSRKDRSGKEKRRPKADKHKGSKSSKPRNRKSSASTSKKSGKKPFYKEVAKKKSRKAKK is encoded by the coding sequence ATGAACGAAAAAATTATTGCTTATTTAGAGGAGCATGGAAAAGTCAATATTAATGAATTGGCTGCTGGGCTAGACATGGCTGGCGCTGAAAAATTTCCAAAGCTTATCAAAGAGATTTCAAAATTGGAAAGTCAAGGAAAACTGCGTTTTGATGACCATGGGAACCTTGCTCTTCGTAAAAAAATAGAGAAGAAAAAAGAAATCACCGTTACGGGTGTTTTTCGTGCTAACAAAGCTGGTTTTGGTTTTTTAGCGGTTGACGAAAATGAAGATGACATGTTTGTCGGACGTAATGATGTTGGTCATGCGGTTGACGGAGATACGGTTGAAGCGGTTGTTAAAAAGCCAGCTAATCGCTTGAAAGGTACAGCAGCTGAGGTTCGCATTGTCGGCATTGTTGAGCGTAGCTTAAAAACGGTTGTTGGGAAATTTATTCTTGATGACGAAAAACCAAAATACGCTGGTTACATTAAATCTAAAAATCAAAAAATTCAACAAAAGATTTATATCAAGAAAGAGCCTGTTTTGCTTGACGGCACTGAGATTATCAAGGTTGACATTGATAAATACCCAACACGTGGTCATGATTATTTTGTTGGTCATGTGCGTGACATCGTTGGACACCAAGGTGATGTTGGTATTGATGTGCTTGAAGTCCTTGAATCAATGGACATCAAATCAGAATTCCCAGAAGATGTTATGGCTGAAGCCAATGCGGTTCCAGATGCGCCGTCTGAAAAAGACATGATTGGGCGTGTTGATTTGCGTAATGAAATCACCTTTACCATTGATGGTGCGGATGCCAAAGACTTGGATGACGCTGTCCATATTAAATTGCTCAACAATGGTAATTTTGAGCTCGGTGTTCATATTGCGGACGTTTCATACTATGTTACAGAAGGCTCTGCGCTTAATCGTGAAGCCGTTACTCGTGGGACATCAGTTTATGTGACTGACCGTGTAGTTCCAATGCTGCCTGAACGTTTGTCAAATGGTATTTGTTCGTTAAATCCTAATGTTGACCGTTTGACACAATCATGTTTAATGGAAATTGACCGCAATGGTCACGTTGTTAATCACCAAATTTGTCAATCAGTCATTAAGACAACTTTCCGTATGACTTACAGCGATGTCAATGACATTATTGCTGGTGATGAAGAATTGATTGAGCAATACCAACCAATCGTTGACTCTATTCATCATATGACTGCTCTTCACAATATTCTTGAAACCATGCGCGTGCGCCGCGGTGCTCTTAACTTTGATACGAGCGAAGCCAAGATTATTGTTAATGATAAAGGAATGCCAGTTGATATTGTGCTTCGTCAACGTGGTATTGCTGAACGCATGATTGAATCTTTCATGTTGGCAGCTAATGAAACAGTTGCAGAGCATTTTGCAAAACGTAAATTGCCATTTATTTACCGTATCCATGAAGAACCAAAAGCTGAAAAATTACAAAAATTCCTTGATTATGCTAGCATTTTTGGCGTTCAAATCCATGGTACAGCTAATAAAATCACTCAACAAGCTTTGCAAGATTTCATGGCAAAAGTGGAAGGTAAACCAGGCGCAGAAGTGTTAAACATGATGCTTCTTCGTTCAATGCAACAAGCACGTTATTCTGAGCATAATCACGGACACTATGGTTTGGCTGCGGAGTACTATACTCACTTCACAAGTCCAATTCGTCGTTATCCTGATTTGCTTGTTCACCGCATGATTCGCGAATACACACAACTCACTGATGAGAAAATCGAACACTTTAGAAATGTGATTCCAGAATTGGCAACGTCATCTTCAACCCTTGAACGTCGTGCTATTGATGCTGAACGTGTTGTTGAAGCCATGAAAAAAGCCGAATACATGGAAGAATACGTTGGTCAGGAATTTGACGGTGTGGTTGCTAGTGTCGTGAAATTTGGGATGTTCATCGAATTGCCAAATACAATCGAAGGACTTGTTCACATCACAACTCTGCCAGAATTTTACAATTACAACGAACGTACATTGACCCTTCAAGGTGAAAAATCAGGAAAAGTTTTCCGTGTTGGTCAACCGATTAAAATCAAATTAACACGTGCTGATAAAGAAACTGGCGATATTGACTTTGAATACATTCCAAGTGAGTATGATGTGGTAGAGAAAGTTAAAAAATCACGCAAAGACCGTTCTGGTAAAGAAAAACGTCGTCCAAAAGCGGATAAACACAAAGGTTCAAAATCAAGCAAACCACGAAATCGTAAATCTTCCGCTTCAACTTCTAAAAAGTCAGGCAAGAAACCTTTCTACAAAGAAGTTGCTAAGAAAAAATCACGTAAAGCTAAAAAATAA
- the secG gene encoding preprotein translocase subunit SecG has protein sequence MYNILLTTLLVLSVIIVIAIFLQPQKNPSSNVFDNSGSEALFERTKARGFEAFMQRFTAVLVFFWLAIALALAILSSK, from the coding sequence ATGTACAATATACTACTGACAACTTTGCTGGTATTATCTGTTATTATTGTGATTGCTATTTTCTTGCAACCACAAAAAAATCCAAGTAGCAATGTATTTGATAACAGCGGTTCAGAAGCTTTGTTTGAACGTACTAAAGCGCGTGGCTTCGAAGCGTTTATGCAACGTTTTACAGCAGTTCTAGTTTTCTTTTGGCTAGCAATTGCTTTGGCGCTAGCGATTTTATCAAGTAAATAG
- the rpmG gene encoding 50S ribosomal protein L33, producing MRIKINLKCSSCGSKNYLTSKNKTTHPERIQVLKYCPKERKVTLHIES from the coding sequence GTGAGAATAAAGATTAATTTAAAATGCAGCAGTTGTGGCAGTAAGAATTATTTGACAAGTAAAAATAAAACAACTCATCCAGAGCGTATTCAGGTCTTAAAATATTGTCCGAAAGAGCGAAAAGTGACCTTACATATTGAATCTTAG
- a CDS encoding multidrug efflux MFS transporter has protein sequence MRVAWLGNFFTGASFSLVMPFMALYVEQLGAPKNKVEWYAGLAVSLSALTSALIAPVWGRLADRYGRKPMMVRASLVMTFTMGGLAFVPNVFWLLVLRILNGLFSGYVPNSTALIASQAPKNRSGYALGTLATGVIGGSLVGPLLGGVLAEILGIRQVFLLVGFILLICNLMTVFLVKEDFQPVTKAEALSTRELFSSIKDKQILIGLFVTSMIIQVSAQSIAPILTLYIRHLGQTENLMFISGLIVSALGFSSMLSSSTLGKIGDRIGNHRLLLIALFYSFSMYVLCALAQNSLQLGIVRFLYGFGTGALMPSINSLLTKITPREGISRIFSYNQMFMNMGQVIGPFIGSAIATGLGYRSVFYVTSLIVFVNFVWSLINFRKYLKVKEIV, from the coding sequence TTGCGGGTAGCTTGGCTTGGTAACTTTTTTACTGGGGCAAGCTTTTCACTTGTCATGCCTTTTATGGCTTTATATGTTGAACAACTTGGAGCACCTAAAAATAAGGTAGAATGGTATGCTGGTCTAGCGGTGTCACTATCAGCTTTAACTTCGGCTCTTATTGCTCCAGTATGGGGACGTTTGGCAGACCGTTATGGTCGTAAACCAATGATGGTAAGAGCGAGTTTGGTGATGACTTTTACCATGGGTGGTTTAGCCTTTGTTCCTAACGTCTTTTGGTTATTAGTTTTGCGTATTTTGAACGGTTTGTTTTCTGGCTATGTCCCTAATTCAACAGCCTTGATCGCCAGTCAAGCTCCCAAAAATCGTTCAGGTTATGCGCTTGGAACACTAGCAACTGGTGTTATCGGTGGTAGTTTGGTAGGACCGTTATTGGGTGGTGTTCTTGCTGAAATCTTGGGCATTCGTCAAGTTTTTCTTTTGGTCGGCTTTATTTTATTGATTTGTAATCTGATGACCGTTTTTCTTGTTAAAGAAGATTTTCAACCAGTTACTAAGGCAGAAGCTCTATCAACACGTGAGCTATTCTCCTCAATTAAGGATAAGCAAATTTTAATTGGTCTTTTTGTGACTAGCATGATTATCCAAGTATCAGCACAATCTATTGCCCCAATTTTGACCTTGTATATTCGTCATCTTGGTCAAACAGAGAACTTGATGTTTATCTCTGGTTTGATTGTATCAGCACTAGGATTTTCAAGTATGCTCTCAAGCTCGACTCTTGGGAAAATTGGTGATAGAATAGGTAATCATAGATTACTTTTGATTGCTCTATTTTATAGCTTTAGTATGTATGTGCTTTGCGCCCTTGCTCAGAATTCATTGCAATTAGGTATTGTCCGCTTCTTGTATGGTTTTGGTACAGGTGCGTTGATGCCGAGTATCAATTCATTGTTGACTAAAATCACACCACGCGAGGGAATTTCACGTATTTTTAGCTATAATCAAATGTTTATGAATATGGGACAAGTTATTGGACCTTTTATTGGGTCAGCAATCGCAACTGGTTTGGGATATCGTTCGGTTTTCTACGTGACTAGTCTTATTGTCTTTGTAAACTTTGTCTGGAGCCTTATTAATTTTAGAAAATACTTAAAAGTTAAGGAAATCGTGTGA
- the coaE gene encoding dephospho-CoA kinase (Dephospho-CoA kinase (CoaE) performs the final step in coenzyme A biosynthesis.), translating into MTKIIGITGGIASGKSTVVAEIRKQGYQVIDADQVVHELQEKGGKLYQTLVEWLGNNILQENGELDRQKLGKVIFGNKEMMAKSSRLQNEIIRQELANRRNQLAQTEEVFFMDIPLLIELDYMDWFDEVWLVYVDEKTQLDRLVMRNHYTRSEAQKRIASQMSTEAKKAYADKLLDNRGNLQALKEQVDRLLHTLSD; encoded by the coding sequence ATGACAAAAATTATTGGAATCACGGGCGGAATTGCTTCGGGAAAATCAACAGTTGTGGCTGAAATTCGAAAACAGGGCTATCAGGTTATTGATGCAGACCAGGTTGTGCATGAATTGCAAGAAAAAGGTGGCAAGCTGTATCAAACTTTAGTTGAATGGCTTGGAAATAACATCCTGCAAGAAAACGGAGAGCTTGACCGTCAAAAATTAGGAAAAGTTATTTTTGGAAATAAAGAGATGATGGCAAAATCATCAAGGCTGCAAAATGAGATTATTCGTCAAGAATTAGCTAATCGTCGGAATCAATTAGCCCAGACAGAGGAAGTTTTTTTCATGGATATTCCGCTGTTGATTGAACTTGATTATATGGATTGGTTTGATGAGGTCTGGTTAGTTTATGTTGATGAAAAGACGCAGTTAGACCGTTTAGTGATGCGAAATCATTACACGCGTTCTGAAGCACAAAAGCGCATTGCGAGTCAGATGTCAACAGAAGCTAAAAAAGCTTACGCTGATAAATTACTAGACAATCGTGGTAATCTACAAGCGCTAAAAGAGCAGGTTGACCGATTGTTACACACATTATCGGACTGA
- the era gene encoding GTPase Era codes for MFKSGFVAILGRPNVGKSTFLNHVMGQKIAIMSDKAQTTRNKIMGIYTTDTEQIVFIDTPGIHKPKNALGDFMVESAYSTLREVETVLFMVPADEKRGKGDDMIIERLKAAKIPVILVINKIDKVHPDQLLEQIDDFRSQMDFKEIVPISALQGNNVETLMNILKDNLEEGFQYFPEDQITDHPERFLVSEMIREKILKLTEQEVPHSVAVIVESMKRDPETDKVHIRATIMVERDSQKGIIIGKQGAMLKKIGKMARRDIEIMLGDKVYLETWVKVKKNWRDKKLDLADFGYNEKEY; via the coding sequence ATGTTTAAATCAGGTTTTGTAGCGATTTTAGGTCGCCCAAATGTTGGAAAATCAACATTTTTAAATCATGTTATGGGGCAAAAAATTGCTATCATGAGTGATAAAGCTCAAACAACTCGTAATAAAATTATGGGAATTTACACGACGGATACGGAACAGATTGTCTTTATTGACACACCTGGGATTCATAAGCCCAAAAATGCACTTGGTGATTTCATGGTGGAATCTGCTTACAGCACTCTTCGTGAAGTTGAAACAGTCCTTTTTATGGTGCCTGCTGATGAAAAGCGTGGTAAGGGTGATGATATGATTATCGAGCGCTTGAAGGCTGCTAAAATTCCTGTCATCTTAGTCATTAATAAGATTGACAAAGTGCACCCAGACCAACTTTTGGAACAAATTGATGATTTCCGTAGTCAAATGGATTTCAAAGAAATTGTGCCAATTTCAGCTCTTCAAGGGAACAATGTTGAAACATTGATGAACATTTTGAAAGATAATTTGGAGGAAGGGTTCCAATATTTCCCTGAGGACCAAATTACTGACCACCCAGAACGTTTCTTGGTGTCAGAAATGATTCGTGAAAAAATCTTGAAATTGACTGAACAAGAAGTGCCACATTCTGTTGCGGTTATCGTTGAATCTATGAAACGTGACCCTGAAACGGATAAAGTGCATATCCGTGCGACAATTATGGTTGAACGTGATAGCCAAAAAGGGATTATTATCGGTAAGCAAGGGGCAATGCTCAAGAAAATCGGTAAAATGGCACGTCGTGATATTGAAATCATGCTTGGTGACAAAGTTTACCTTGAAACATGGGTTAAAGTTAAGAAAAATTGGCGTGATAAAAAACTTGACCTTGCTGACTTTGGTTACAACGAGAAAGAATATTAA
- the dagK gene encoding diacylglycerol kinase has protein sequence MDSRDNNSPKKWKNRTLVASMEFAITGIITAFKEERNMRKHMVSAILASIAGAVFRISAIEWLFLLLAIFLVITFEIINSAIENVVDLASNYHFSMLAKNAKDMAAGAVLVISGYAVLTGLIIFVPKIIALIFGE, from the coding sequence ATGGACTCAAGAGACAATAATTCACCTAAAAAGTGGAAAAATCGCACGTTAGTAGCGAGTATGGAATTTGCCATTACAGGTATTATTACAGCCTTCAAAGAAGAAAGAAACATGCGCAAGCATATGGTTTCAGCTATTTTGGCGAGCATAGCTGGCGCTGTTTTTCGAATTTCGGCGATTGAGTGGCTCTTTTTGCTACTGGCAATCTTTTTAGTCATCACGTTTGAAATCATTAATTCGGCGATTGAAAATGTGGTCGACCTTGCTAGCAATTACCATTTTTCAATGTTGGCTAAAAATGCTAAGGATATGGCAGCAGGTGCGGTTTTAGTCATTTCAGGCTATGCTGTTTTAACAGGATTGATTATTTTTGTACCGAAAATTATTGCCTTGATTTTTGGTGAATAG
- the ybeY gene encoding rRNA maturation RNase YbeY, translated as MYVEMIDETGQVSEAIKKQTLDLLQFAAEKTGKDNKEMAVTFVTNERSHELNLEYRDTDRPTDVISLEYKPESSLSFSEEDLEENPELAEMLDEFDAYIGELFISVDKAREQAEEYGHSFEREMGFLAVHGFLHINGYDHYTPEEEKEMFTLQEEILTAYGLKRQ; from the coding sequence ATGTACGTTGAAATGATAGATGAAACTGGTCAAGTTTCAGAAGCAATAAAAAAACAAACCCTTGATTTATTACAATTTGCAGCTGAAAAGACAGGTAAAGACAATAAAGAAATGGCCGTGACTTTTGTGACAAATGAACGTAGTCATGAGTTGAACTTGGAATACCGTGACACAGACCGTCCAACAGATGTTATCAGCTTAGAATACAAACCAGAATCAAGTCTGTCATTTTCAGAAGAAGACTTAGAAGAAAATCCTGAACTGGCTGAAATGCTAGATGAATTTGACGCTTACATCGGTGAATTATTCATTTCGGTTGATAAAGCGCGTGAACAAGCAGAAGAATATGGACATTCATTTGAACGTGAAATGGGCTTCCTTGCAGTACATGGCTTTTTACATATCAATGGTTATGATCATTACACCCCTGAAGAAGAAAAAGAAATGTTTACTTTACAGGAAGAGATTTTAACTGCCTATGGACTCAAGAGACAATAA
- a CDS encoding starch-binding protein, translating into MVFRNKEKMKKKLKLGLGSALIFTILGTGTFVQVSVVNADTEQVSMKEGTVLHAWCWSFNTIKDNMQAIKDAGYTSVQTSPINAVVAGNGGNKSLTNWYYQYQPTVYTIGNYQLGTEEEFKEMNRVADQYGIKIIVDAVLNHTTSDYNQIDQQIKSIPNWTHGNTQITNWGNRYDVTQNSLLGLYDWNTQNEYVQQYLLNFLKQAVADGADGFRYDAAKHIELPGEYGSNFWNVILNNGSEFQYGEILQDSISNEAGYGQLMSITASNYGQQIRYALKDRRVAAGNLANYQVSGVDPANLVLWVESHDTYANDDQESTWMSDEDIRLGWAMITARAKGTPLFFSRPVGGGNGTRFTGQSQIGDAGSDLYKDATVAAVNKFHNAMVGESEYIRNPNGDEQVAMIERGSKGAVIVNLVSGDKYLDSETNLADGTYTDQVSGRQFNVSNGRITGSVPSRSAVVLYDAKDDETVSASIDGYNEGNNSISAATEVTLKAKNAQTATYKIDNGQEAAFQDGDKITVGEGLEVGQSTTVTVSATGTDGQTASKSYTFTMKDPNAETNIYFQNPDNWSDVYVYMYNATNTQLLGAWPGTKMTKDSSGRYTISVPASYETEGVKVLFTNNSGAQYPQNTGFDFKAEGVYSKDGLVADVPEGMTRISFDNPGGWDSANLYAYYGNPVQMPLGAWPGQAMTKDAQGNFYIDLPEEYLDLNVKIIFSQPGTSNQFPASIGFDLVKSGNYNKDGLK; encoded by the coding sequence ATGGTATTTCGTAATAAAGAAAAAATGAAGAAAAAGTTGAAACTGGGATTAGGATCTGCTTTGATTTTTACAATACTTGGTACTGGAACATTTGTTCAAGTTAGTGTTGTTAATGCTGATACAGAGCAGGTATCGATGAAAGAAGGAACAGTGCTTCACGCTTGGTGCTGGTCTTTCAATACTATTAAGGATAATATGCAAGCGATTAAGGACGCTGGCTACACTAGCGTTCAGACGTCACCGATTAATGCTGTTGTTGCAGGAAATGGTGGCAATAAAAGCTTGACAAATTGGTATTATCAATACCAACCAACGGTTTATACTATTGGAAATTACCAATTAGGAACAGAAGAAGAGTTCAAAGAAATGAACCGTGTGGCTGACCAATACGGTATCAAAATTATTGTTGATGCTGTGCTTAACCACACAACTTCTGATTACAATCAAATTGACCAACAAATCAAAAGTATTCCAAACTGGACACATGGCAATACTCAAATTACCAATTGGGGAAATCGTTATGATGTCACACAAAACTCGCTTTTAGGGCTTTATGACTGGAATACCCAAAACGAATACGTCCAACAATATTTGCTTAATTTCTTAAAACAAGCCGTTGCGGACGGTGCAGATGGTTTCCGTTACGATGCTGCTAAACATATTGAATTACCAGGTGAATACGGTAGTAATTTCTGGAATGTTATCTTGAATAATGGTTCAGAATTCCAATATGGTGAAATTTTACAAGATAGCATTTCAAACGAAGCTGGTTATGGTCAATTGATGAGTATTACAGCTTCAAATTATGGTCAACAAATTCGTTACGCTTTGAAAGATCGCCGTGTTGCAGCAGGCAATCTTGCCAATTATCAAGTGTCTGGTGTTGACCCAGCAAACCTTGTTTTGTGGGTTGAATCACACGATACTTACGCCAATGATGACCAAGAATCAACTTGGATGAGTGATGAAGACATTCGTCTTGGTTGGGCAATGATTACAGCGCGTGCCAAAGGTACCCCATTATTCTTCTCACGTCCTGTTGGCGGAGGAAATGGTACACGCTTTACAGGTCAATCACAAATTGGTGATGCAGGTAGTGACCTTTATAAAGATGCAACAGTAGCAGCTGTTAATAAATTCCACAACGCTATGGTTGGTGAATCAGAATACATCCGTAACCCTAACGGAGACGAACAAGTTGCTATGATTGAACGTGGAAGCAAGGGGGCTGTTATTGTCAACCTTGTCAGCGGCGACAAATATTTGGATTCTGAAACAAACTTGGCAGATGGTACTTACACAGACCAAGTTTCAGGACGTCAGTTTAACGTTTCAAATGGACGTATCACTGGTAGCGTACCGTCACGTTCAGCTGTTGTGTTGTATGATGCAAAAGACGATGAAACAGTTTCAGCATCAATTGATGGTTACAACGAAGGTAACAATTCTATTTCAGCAGCAACAGAAGTGACATTGAAAGCTAAAAATGCGCAAACAGCAACTTATAAGATTGACAATGGTCAAGAAGCTGCTTTCCAAGACGGTGATAAAATCACAGTTGGTGAAGGTCTTGAAGTTGGTCAATCAACAACAGTCACAGTCAGTGCAACTGGTACAGATGGACAAACAGCAAGCAAGAGTTATACATTCACCATGAAAGATCCGAATGCTGAAACAAACATTTACTTCCAAAATCCAGATAACTGGTCAGATGTTTATGTTTACATGTATAATGCCACAAATACCCAACTTCTTGGTGCATGGCCTGGAACTAAGATGACAAAAGATTCATCAGGGCGTTATACAATTTCAGTTCCAGCATCGTATGAGACAGAAGGTGTCAAAGTCCTCTTTACAAACAATAGTGGTGCACAATATCCACAAAATACAGGATTTGATTTTAAAGCAGAAGGTGTTTATTCTAAAGACGGTTTAGTTGCAGATGTTCCTGAAGGAATGACACGTATTTCATTTGATAATCCTGGTGGTTGGGATAGCGCAAATCTCTATGCTTATTATGGCAACCCAGTCCAAATGCCACTTGGTGCGTGGCCTGGTCAAGCCATGACAAAAGATGCTCAAGGTAATTTCTATATTGATCTCCCAGAGGAATACCTTGATTTAAACGTTAAAATCATCTTTAGCCAACCTGGTACTAGTAACCAATTCCCAGCTAGTATCGGCTTTGATTTGGTAAAATCAGGCAATTATAACAAAGATGGTTTGAAATGA
- a CDS encoding GNAT family N-acetyltransferase, whose translation MITERLRQYQILETERLILRPVTLADAEAMFAYVSDEENTRWNFPANKTLEETKAAIKNIYLKTPLGRYGIVLKGTNAFIGTIDLMNFSDEKMVELGYIINKRYWNQGLATEASQKLIALCFEKLGLEEVHGYCALNNPASAHVLEKLGMTELEHIPNDKILNGQSITSQHFVITKTKWQEIQK comes from the coding sequence GTGATAACAGAGAGATTGCGCCAATATCAAATCCTTGAAACAGAGCGCTTAATCTTGCGCCCTGTGACGTTGGCAGATGCGGAGGCGATGTTTGCTTACGTTTCAGACGAGGAAAATACGCGCTGGAATTTTCCAGCCAATAAAACGCTTGAAGAAACAAAGGCTGCTATTAAAAACATTTACCTTAAAACGCCTTTGGGTCGTTACGGTATTGTCCTAAAAGGGACAAATGCTTTCATAGGTACTATTGATTTGATGAATTTTTCAGATGAAAAAATGGTAGAGCTAGGCTATATTATCAATAAAAGGTATTGGAATCAGGGGCTAGCGACCGAAGCTAGTCAGAAGCTCATAGCGCTGTGCTTTGAAAAATTAGGATTAGAAGAAGTGCATGGCTATTGCGCTCTCAATAACCCAGCCTCAGCGCATGTTCTCGAAAAACTTGGCATGACAGAGCTCGAACACATACCAAATGATAAGATATTAAACGGTCAAAGCATCACAAGCCAACATTTTGTCATAACAAAAACAAAGTGGCAAGAAATACAAAAGTAA
- a CDS encoding PhoH family protein, which yields MQEYSVEITLNHPDDVLALFGSNERHLKLIEDNLGVIIHARTERVQILGDDEESVELARVTIQALLVLVSRGMLVNTSDVVTALSMAQNGSIDKFVALYEEEIIKDNSGKPIRVKTLGQKVYVDSVKSHDVVFGIGPAGTGKTFLAVTLAVTALKRGQVKRIILTRPAVEAGESLGFLPGDLKEKVDPYLRPVYDALYQILGKEQTTRLMERDIIEIAPLAYMRGRTLDDAFVILDEAQNTTIMQMKMFLTRLGFNSKMIVNGDTSQIDLPKKVKSGLIDATEKLQHIKQIDFVHFSANDVVRHPVVAEIINAYEKAAPKQRSHSPKASEEAVAESGFASYETIGQPASDKEANND from the coding sequence TTGCAAGAGTATTCTGTTGAGATAACATTAAATCATCCTGATGACGTATTGGCGTTGTTTGGGTCAAATGAACGTCATTTGAAGCTGATTGAAGATAATCTTGGCGTTATTATCCATGCACGAACTGAGCGTGTGCAAATTTTGGGAGACGATGAAGAAAGTGTTGAGCTTGCGCGTGTGACTATCCAAGCGCTTTTGGTTTTGGTTTCGCGTGGTATGCTGGTTAATACATCAGACGTTGTGACAGCTCTTTCCATGGCACAAAACGGTTCAATTGATAAATTTGTTGCACTTTACGAAGAAGAGATTATTAAAGATAATTCTGGAAAGCCTATCCGTGTTAAAACTTTGGGACAAAAAGTTTACGTGGATAGTGTCAAATCACATGATGTGGTTTTTGGGATTGGACCAGCAGGAACTGGGAAAACTTTCTTGGCAGTAACTTTAGCGGTGACTGCTCTCAAACGTGGACAGGTCAAACGTATTATTTTAACGCGTCCAGCTGTTGAAGCTGGTGAAAGTCTTGGCTTTTTACCAGGGGATTTGAAAGAAAAAGTTGACCCTTATCTTCGTCCAGTTTATGATGCCCTTTATCAAATTTTAGGAAAAGAGCAAACAACACGTTTAATGGAACGTGATATTATTGAAATTGCTCCGCTGGCTTATATGCGTGGACGAACACTTGATGATGCTTTTGTGATTCTTGATGAAGCACAAAATACGACAATTATGCAAATGAAGATGTTCTTGACACGCCTTGGTTTCAATTCGAAAATGATTGTTAACGGTGACACTAGCCAGATTGACTTGCCTAAAAAAGTTAAATCTGGGCTGATTGATGCAACTGAAAAATTACAACACATTAAACAGATTGATTTTGTTCATTTTTCAGCTAATGACGTTGTTCGTCATCCAGTTGTTGCTGAAATCATCAATGCTTATGAAAAAGCTGCACCAAAACAGCGCAGCCATTCTCCAAAAGCGTCAGAAGAAGCTGTGGCTGAATCGGGTTTTGCAAGCTATGAAACCATTGGTCAACCAGCTAGTGATAAAGAAGCAAATAATGATTAG